Proteins encoded in a region of the Leptolyngbya sp. CCY15150 genome:
- the metK gene encoding methionine adenosyltransferase: MSRRYLFTSESVTEGHPDKICDQISDAILDALLTADPTSRVAAETVVNTGLVLITGEISSTAPVNYVDVVRQKIAEIGYTDANNGFSASSCSVILAIDEQSPDIAQGVDQAHESREQASDEELDAIGAGDQGLMFGFACNETPELMPLPISLAHRISRSLASVRKSEQLPYLRPDGKTQVTVLYEDGQPVGIDTILVSTQHTPTIDSITDDAGVQARIREDLWEAVVTSAFSDLSLRPSDRTRFLVNPTGKFVIGGPQGDSGLTGRKIIVDTYGGYSRHGGGAFSGKDPTKVDRSAAYASRYVAKNIVAAGLAEKCEVQLSYAIGVARPVSIMVDTFGTGKIEEERLLDLVRRHFELRPAGIIQAFNLTRLPAQFGGKFYQNVAAYGHFGRTDLDLPWEKTDKAELLREEAATSLVV, from the coding sequence TTGTCTCGTCGTTATTTATTCACGTCTGAATCTGTTACCGAGGGGCATCCCGACAAAATTTGTGATCAAATTTCGGATGCTATCCTAGACGCACTCCTGACTGCTGATCCCACCAGTCGAGTTGCGGCTGAAACGGTGGTCAATACAGGTCTTGTATTGATTACAGGAGAAATCTCATCCACGGCTCCGGTTAACTACGTTGACGTGGTTCGCCAAAAAATTGCTGAAATTGGCTACACCGATGCAAACAATGGCTTTTCGGCTAGTAGCTGTTCGGTTATTTTGGCGATCGATGAGCAATCTCCAGATATTGCTCAAGGGGTTGATCAGGCCCATGAGAGCCGAGAACAAGCCAGCGATGAAGAGCTCGATGCGATTGGCGCTGGTGACCAAGGGCTGATGTTTGGGTTTGCCTGCAATGAAACCCCGGAATTGATGCCATTGCCCATTAGCTTGGCTCACCGGATTTCTCGCAGCTTAGCGTCAGTTCGTAAGTCTGAACAGTTGCCCTACCTGCGTCCAGATGGCAAGACCCAGGTGACGGTGCTGTATGAAGATGGTCAGCCAGTGGGCATTGATACCATCTTGGTGTCTACTCAGCATACGCCCACCATTGATTCGATTACCGATGATGCCGGAGTGCAGGCGCGTATTCGCGAGGATCTATGGGAAGCCGTGGTTACGTCAGCTTTTTCTGACCTCAGCCTCCGCCCAAGCGATCGCACCCGTTTCTTGGTGAACCCAACCGGTAAGTTCGTCATCGGTGGCCCGCAGGGCGATTCGGGGCTAACGGGTCGTAAGATTATCGTCGATACCTATGGCGGTTATTCTCGCCACGGCGGCGGTGCCTTCTCGGGCAAAGATCCCACTAAGGTGGATCGAAGCGCTGCCTATGCGAGTCGTTATGTTGCCAAAAACATTGTGGCTGCTGGCCTCGCCGAGAAGTGTGAGGTGCAGCTCAGCTATGCCATTGGGGTTGCGCGTCCAGTCAGCATCATGGTCGATACCTTCGGCACTGGCAAAATTGAAGAAGAGCGTCTGCTGGACTTAGTCAGACGGCACTTTGAGCTACGTCCGGCGGGCATCATCCAAGCCTTCAATCTGACGCGTCTACCGGCACAATTTGGAGGCAAGTTCTACCAAAACGTAGCCGCCTATGGCCACTTTGGACGCACCGATCTAGATTTGCCGTGGGAGAAAACCGATAAGGCAGAACTCCTCCGGGAAGAAGCTGCTACGTCGCTGGTTGTCTGA